From a single Paludibacter jiangxiensis genomic region:
- the rplL gene encoding 50S ribosomal protein L7/L12: MADLKAFAEQLVNLTVKEVNELAEILKNEYGIEPAAAAVAVAAPAAGAAAAEEEKTSFDVILKSAGANKLAIVKLVKELTGLGLKEAKDLVDGAPSAIKEGVAKDEAEALKKQLTEGGAEVELK; the protein is encoded by the coding sequence ATGGCAGATTTGAAAGCATTTGCAGAACAATTGGTTAACTTGACCGTTAAAGAAGTAAACGAGTTGGCCGAAATTTTGAAAAACGAATACGGTATCGAACCCGCAGCTGCTGCTGTTGCTGTTGCTGCTCCTGCTGCAGGCGCTGCTGCTGCTGAAGAAGAAAAAACATCTTTTGATGTTATCTTGAAATCAGCTGGCGCAAACAAGTTGGCTATCGTTAAGCTTGTAAAAGAACTTACCGGCCTTGGTTTGAAAGAAGCAAAAGACTTAGTTGACGGTGCTCCTAGCGCAATCAAAGAAGGTGTTGCTAAAGACGAAGCAGAAGCTTTGAAAAAACAACTTACTGAAGGCGGAGCTGAAGTTGAGCTTAAATAA
- the rpoB gene encoding DNA-directed RNA polymerase subunit beta: MMSNTANPRINFASIKSPLDYPDFLEVQLKSFQDFFQLDAPPEKRKNEGLFNVFAENFPISDTRNNFVLEFLDYFVDPPRYSIPECIERGLTHSVPLKAKLKLYCTDPEHEDFDTVIQDVYLGTIPYMTEKGTFVINGAERVVVSQLHRSPGVFFGQSVHTNGTKLYSARIIPFRGAWIEFATDINNVMYAYIDRKKKLPVTTLLRAIGYESDRDILEIFNLAEEVKVNKSSLKKVVGRKLAARVLKSWNEDFVDEDTGEVVSIERNEVVIDREVILENSHIDAIIDSGTQTILLHKEEQNQSDFSIIYNTLQKDPSNSERDAVLYIYRQLRSAEPADDTSAREVINGLFFSDKRYDLGEVGRYRINRKLNLTTEMDVRVLTKEDIIEIIKYLIELINSKAEVDDIDHLSNRRVRTVGEQLYNQFGVALARMARTIRERMNVRDNEVFTPTDLINAKTISSVINTFFGTNALSQFMDQTNPLAEITHKRRLSALGPGGLSRERAGFEVRDVHYTHYGRLCPIETPEGPNIGLISSLCVYAKINDLGFIVTPYRKVSEGKVDISGTGIVYLTAEEEDGKLIAQGNAPLNEDGSFVRSRVKARQDADYPVIAPNEVQLMDVSPTQIASIAASLIPFLEHDDANRALMGSNMMRQAVPLLRSEAPIVGTGIEGQMIQDSRTQIMAEEDGVVEFVDAKRIVIRYDRTEDEEFVNFDDSVKEYIIPKFQRTNQETTMDLRPIVEKGTRVTKGQILTEGYSTEQGELALGRNLKVAFMPWKGYNFEDAIVINERVVRDDIFTSVHVTEYSLEVRETKRGMEELTSDIPNVSEEATRDLDENGIIRIGAHVAPGDILIGKITPKGESDPSPEEKLLRAIFGDKAGDVKDASLKASPSLRGVVIGRNLFAKAMKTRKSSLADKAVLPKLEEEFEKEAAALKAKLIEKLVTLTQNKTSQGVKDFLGTDLIPKGSKFTQKVMNDIDYTTVHVSRWTTDTHRNEMIQAVIVNYLKKYKELDAQLKRKKFNITIGDELPSGIVQLAKVYIAKKRKIRVGDKMAGRHGNKGIVSRIVRQEDMPFLEDGTPVDIVLNPLGVPSRMNLGQIFETVLAWAGKNLGVKFATPIFDGATLEDLNAWTDKAGVPNYGKTYLYDGGTGERFDQTATVGIIYMLKLGHMVEDKMHARSIGPYSLITQQPLGGKAQFGGQRFGEMEVWALEAFGAAHILQEILTVKSDDVVGRARSYEAIVKGEPMPTPGLPESLNVLLHELQGLGLSVHLE, translated from the coding sequence ATGATGTCCAATACAGCAAACCCAAGAATAAACTTCGCCTCAATCAAAAGTCCGTTAGATTATCCGGATTTTCTTGAGGTTCAACTAAAATCATTTCAGGACTTTTTCCAACTGGACGCTCCTCCCGAAAAAAGGAAAAATGAAGGCCTGTTTAACGTTTTTGCAGAAAATTTTCCTATTTCTGATACGCGAAACAACTTTGTCCTTGAGTTTTTAGACTACTTTGTAGATCCTCCGCGTTACTCTATTCCAGAATGTATTGAACGAGGCTTGACTCATAGCGTACCCTTAAAGGCTAAACTGAAGCTTTATTGTACGGATCCTGAACACGAAGATTTCGATACTGTTATTCAGGATGTATATTTGGGTACTATTCCCTATATGACAGAAAAAGGCACGTTTGTGATAAACGGTGCCGAACGTGTTGTTGTTTCGCAGCTTCACCGTTCTCCGGGTGTGTTCTTCGGTCAGAGTGTACATACCAACGGAACAAAATTATATTCAGCAAGAATTATTCCGTTTAGAGGTGCCTGGATTGAATTTGCAACGGACATCAATAACGTGATGTATGCTTACATCGATCGTAAAAAGAAATTACCTGTAACAACTCTGCTTCGTGCTATCGGCTACGAAAGTGACAGAGATATTCTTGAAATCTTTAATCTTGCAGAAGAAGTTAAGGTTAACAAAAGCAGCCTGAAAAAGGTTGTTGGACGCAAGCTCGCTGCTCGTGTCCTGAAATCATGGAACGAAGACTTCGTGGATGAAGATACCGGTGAAGTTGTTTCCATCGAACGTAACGAGGTGGTGATTGACCGTGAGGTTATTTTGGAAAACAGCCACATCGATGCGATCATTGATTCGGGCACCCAAACAATTCTTCTCCATAAAGAAGAACAAAATCAAAGCGATTTTAGTATTATTTACAATACACTGCAAAAAGACCCGAGTAACTCGGAACGTGATGCAGTTTTATATATTTATCGTCAGTTGCGTAGTGCTGAACCTGCCGATGATACTTCAGCTCGTGAAGTTATCAATGGTTTGTTCTTCTCTGACAAACGTTATGACCTCGGAGAGGTAGGTCGTTATCGTATTAACCGCAAACTGAACCTTACAACAGAAATGGATGTCAGAGTTCTGACGAAGGAAGACATCATTGAAATTATCAAATACCTCATCGAACTTATCAATTCGAAAGCTGAAGTGGATGATATTGACCACTTGAGCAATCGTCGTGTAAGAACTGTTGGCGAACAATTGTACAATCAGTTTGGTGTTGCACTTGCCCGTATGGCTCGTACAATTCGTGAACGTATGAATGTGCGTGACAATGAGGTGTTTACTCCAACTGATTTGATTAATGCGAAGACAATTTCTTCGGTTATTAATACGTTCTTCGGAACAAATGCGTTGTCGCAGTTCATGGACCAAACCAATCCTTTGGCCGAGATTACGCACAAACGTCGTTTGTCAGCTCTTGGGCCTGGTGGTCTTTCACGTGAAAGAGCAGGGTTTGAGGTTCGAGACGTACACTATACTCACTATGGACGTCTTTGTCCTATTGAAACACCTGAAGGTCCAAACATTGGTTTGATCTCTTCTCTTTGTGTGTATGCTAAAATTAACGATCTGGGCTTTATTGTTACTCCTTATCGTAAAGTTTCAGAGGGCAAAGTTGATATTTCTGGAACTGGTATTGTTTATCTGACTGCCGAAGAAGAAGATGGCAAGCTTATTGCACAGGGAAATGCTCCGTTAAATGAAGATGGTAGCTTTGTTCGTTCTCGCGTTAAGGCTCGTCAGGACGCTGATTATCCTGTAATTGCGCCGAATGAAGTTCAGTTGATGGATGTATCTCCGACTCAGATTGCTTCTATTGCGGCTTCATTGATTCCGTTCCTCGAACACGATGATGCTAACCGTGCGTTGATGGGCTCGAACATGATGCGCCAGGCAGTACCATTGCTTCGTAGCGAGGCACCTATCGTTGGGACAGGTATTGAAGGTCAGATGATTCAGGACTCTCGTACGCAAATCATGGCCGAAGAAGATGGTGTGGTTGAATTTGTTGATGCAAAACGTATCGTAATTCGATATGACCGCACTGAAGATGAAGAATTTGTCAACTTCGATGATTCGGTTAAAGAATATATTATCCCGAAATTCCAGCGGACTAACCAGGAAACAACGATGGACCTTCGTCCTATCGTTGAAAAAGGTACCCGTGTAACCAAAGGTCAGATACTGACAGAAGGTTACTCTACCGAACAAGGTGAACTCGCTTTGGGACGTAACCTGAAAGTGGCATTCATGCCTTGGAAAGGTTACAACTTTGAGGATGCTATCGTAATCAACGAACGTGTGGTGCGCGATGATATCTTTACTTCAGTTCACGTTACCGAATATTCTCTTGAAGTTCGTGAAACAAAACGTGGTATGGAAGAACTTACTTCCGATATACCAAACGTGAGTGAAGAAGCAACCCGTGACCTGGACGAAAACGGTATTATCCGTATAGGTGCCCACGTAGCTCCCGGTGATATCCTCATTGGTAAAATTACTCCAAAAGGGGAATCAGATCCTTCTCCGGAAGAAAAATTGTTGCGTGCTATTTTTGGTGATAAGGCTGGCGATGTTAAAGATGCTTCTCTCAAAGCGTCTCCTTCTTTAAGAGGAGTTGTTATTGGAAGAAATCTCTTTGCAAAAGCAATGAAAACCAGAAAATCGAGTCTTGCAGACAAGGCCGTGCTTCCTAAATTAGAAGAAGAATTCGAAAAAGAAGCAGCAGCTTTGAAAGCGAAGTTGATTGAGAAACTGGTAACCCTTACTCAGAATAAAACATCGCAAGGAGTGAAAGACTTTTTAGGTACAGACCTGATTCCGAAAGGAAGCAAGTTTACCCAAAAAGTAATGAACGATATTGATTATACTACGGTTCATGTAAGTCGCTGGACAACTGATACTCATCGTAACGAAATGATTCAGGCAGTGATTGTGAACTATTTGAAGAAATACAAGGAACTCGACGCTCAACTCAAACGTAAGAAATTCAATATTACGATCGGAGACGAGCTGCCTTCAGGTATCGTACAGTTGGCTAAAGTTTATATCGCTAAGAAACGTAAGATCCGTGTTGGTGATAAAATGGCCGGTCGTCACGGTAACAAGGGTATTGTATCAAGAATCGTGCGTCAGGAAGATATGCCGTTCCTTGAAGATGGAACTCCTGTAGATATTGTATTGAACCCGCTGGGTGTGCCTTCCCGTATGAACTTGGGACAGATTTTTGAAACTGTTCTTGCTTGGGCTGGTAAAAACCTGGGAGTGAAATTTGCTACACCTATCTTCGATGGAGCGACCCTTGAAGACCTTAACGCATGGACCGACAAAGCTGGTGTTCCTAACTATGGTAAAACATATTTGTATGACGGTGGAACCGGCGAACGTTTTGACCAAACGGCTACAGTTGGTATTATTTACATGCTGAAGCTGGGTCACATGGTTGAAGACAAGATGCACGCACGTTCTATTGGTCCGTACTCGTTGATTACCCAGCAGCCTCTTGGTGGTAAAGCTCAATTTGGTGGTCAGCGTTTTGGGGAAATGGAAGTTTGGGCTCTGGAAGCATTTGGAGCCGCCCATATTCTGCAGGAAATTCTGACTGTTAAATCTGATGACGTTGTAGGTCGTGCACGTTCTTACGAAGCAATTGTGAAAGGAGAGCCGATGCCGACTCCGGGATTACCAGAATCTCTGAACGTATTGCTGCACGAATTGCAGGGTCTCGGATTGAGTGTGCACTTGGAATAA
- the rplK gene encoding 50S ribosomal protein L11 codes for MAKEVAGLIKLQIKGGAANPSPPVGPALGSKGINIMEFCKQFNARTQDKAGKVLPVVITYYSDKSFDFVVKTPPVAIQLMEAAKLKGGSAEPNRKKVAEITWEQVQTIASDKMVDLNCFTIESAMTMVAGTARSMGITVKGEAPGK; via the coding sequence ATGGCAAAAGAAGTTGCTGGACTTATCAAATTACAGATAAAAGGCGGGGCTGCAAATCCATCGCCTCCCGTTGGCCCTGCACTGGGTTCCAAAGGGATCAACATCATGGAGTTTTGTAAGCAATTTAATGCCAGAACCCAAGACAAAGCAGGTAAAGTTTTACCTGTTGTTATTACTTATTACTCAGACAAGTCATTCGATTTTGTTGTAAAGACTCCTCCGGTAGCAATCCAGTTGATGGAAGCTGCTAAGTTAAAAGGAGGTTCTGCAGAACCAAATCGTAAGAAAGTAGCTGAAATCACTTGGGAACAAGTGCAGACTATTGCTTCTGACAAAATGGTTGACTTGAACTGTTTCACAATCGAATCAGCAATGACGATGGTTGCAGGAACAGCACGTAGTATGGGTATTACAGTCAAAGGAGAAGCTCCCGGTAAATAA
- the secE gene encoding preprotein translocase subunit SecE, producing the protein MKRFINYCKEAYTELVHKVSWPSYKELTNSAVVVLVASLVIAVVVWVMDLGFESVMKFIYKQII; encoded by the coding sequence ATGAAAAGATTCATCAATTATTGTAAAGAAGCTTACACCGAGCTCGTGCATAAGGTTTCATGGCCATCTTACAAAGAACTTACTAACAGTGCAGTCGTAGTTTTAGTTGCTTCCCTTGTTATTGCAGTGGTAGTATGGGTCATGGACTTAGGGTTCGAAAGTGTCATGAAGTTTATTTACAAACAGATTATCTAG
- the nusG gene encoding transcription termination/antitermination protein NusG, whose protein sequence is MAESAKKWYVLRAISGKENKVKEYVEAELKNTNLGQYVSQVLIPTEKVVQVRNGKRITKERSYLPGYVLVEANIVGDVAHRLRQMPNVLGFLGGTNDQPTPLRSSEVNRILGTMDELQEAGEDITLEYSIGESVKVTFGPFSGFSGIIEEVNNEKKKLKVMVKIFGRKTPLELGFMQVEKE, encoded by the coding sequence ATGGCTGAGTCTGCAAAGAAATGGTACGTGCTACGTGCTATTAGCGGCAAAGAGAACAAGGTAAAGGAGTATGTTGAGGCAGAACTCAAAAACACCAACCTTGGTCAATATGTATCTCAAGTCTTGATACCAACCGAAAAGGTAGTTCAAGTACGTAACGGAAAGCGGATCACGAAAGAGAGAAGCTATCTTCCCGGTTACGTTCTCGTCGAAGCTAACATTGTGGGCGACGTTGCTCACCGTCTCAGACAAATGCCTAATGTTTTAGGCTTTTTGGGCGGTACAAACGACCAACCCACTCCCCTTCGTTCTTCGGAAGTCAATCGTATTCTTGGAACAATGGACGAATTACAAGAGGCTGGTGAAGATATCACACTCGAGTATTCGATAGGAGAAAGTGTCAAAGTAACATTTGGCCCTTTCAGTGGTTTTAGCGGAATTATCGAAGAGGTAAATAACGAAAAGAAGAAACTCAAAGTTATGGTGAAGATCTTTGGGCGTAAGACTCCTTTAGAATTAGGTTTCATGCAAGTGGAAAAAGAGTAG
- the rplJ gene encoding 50S ribosomal protein L10, with protein sequence MKKEDKSVIIEQIKETIGSYSHFYVTNSEGLNAEDTSKLRKACFSKEIKLMVVKNKLLMKALESTGTDFSPLFDSLKGSSALLLSNTGNAPAKLIKEFSKTNKLEKPALKAAYVEESFYVGADQLEALINIKSKNELIADVIALLQSPAKNVVSALQSGGNTLHGVLQTLSER encoded by the coding sequence ATGAAAAAGGAAGATAAAAGTGTCATCATAGAGCAAATCAAAGAAACAATCGGATCATACAGCCATTTTTATGTAACTAACAGCGAAGGACTTAACGCTGAAGATACAAGTAAGCTCCGTAAGGCTTGTTTTAGCAAAGAGATCAAATTGATGGTCGTTAAAAACAAGTTACTTATGAAAGCTCTTGAATCGACAGGCACAGATTTCAGCCCGTTGTTTGATTCATTGAAAGGTTCATCTGCATTGTTGCTTTCTAACACTGGAAATGCTCCTGCTAAATTGATCAAAGAATTTAGCAAAACTAATAAGCTGGAAAAACCTGCTTTGAAGGCAGCTTATGTAGAAGAAAGTTTCTATGTTGGAGCCGATCAGCTCGAAGCCTTGATTAACATCAAGAGCAAAAACGAACTTATCGCAGATGTTATTGCCTTGCTGCAATCGCCTGCTAAGAACGTGGTATCTGCACTCCAATCAGGAGGAAACACTCTTCACGGCGTATTACAAACGTTGTCAGAACGATAA
- the rplA gene encoding 50S ribosomal protein L1: MSKLTKNQKLANSKVEPGKAYSLKEAAQLVKEITTTKFDASVDVDVRLGIDPRKSNQMVRGVVSLPHGTGKQIRVLALCSPDAEADAKAAGADYVGLDEYIEKIKGGWTDIDVIITQPAIMGKIGALGRVLGPRGLMPNPKSGTVTNEVGKAVQEVKQGKIDFKVDKSGIVHTSIGKVSFDASKIADNAKEFIHTLIKLKPSTAKGTYVKSIYLSSTMSLGIKIDPKSVEEN, from the coding sequence ATGAGTAAACTGACGAAAAATCAAAAGTTGGCAAACAGCAAGGTTGAACCCGGGAAAGCCTATTCGCTTAAGGAAGCAGCACAATTGGTAAAAGAAATCACGACGACCAAATTTGATGCTTCTGTTGACGTTGACGTGCGTTTGGGAATCGATCCGCGTAAATCTAACCAGATGGTTCGCGGTGTAGTTTCTCTTCCTCACGGAACCGGCAAGCAAATAAGGGTTCTTGCTTTATGCTCACCTGATGCAGAAGCCGACGCGAAAGCTGCAGGCGCTGATTATGTTGGTCTTGACGAATATATCGAAAAGATTAAAGGAGGTTGGACTGATATCGATGTTATCATCACTCAACCTGCAATCATGGGTAAAATTGGTGCACTGGGTCGTGTGCTGGGTCCTCGTGGCCTTATGCCTAACCCTAAAAGTGGTACCGTTACCAATGAAGTAGGTAAAGCAGTACAAGAAGTCAAACAAGGTAAGATTGACTTTAAAGTTGATAAAAGCGGTATTGTTCACACATCCATTGGTAAAGTGTCGTTTGATGCTTCAAAAATTGCTGATAATGCTAAGGAATTTATCCATACGCTTATCAAATTGAAGCCTTCTACGGCTAAAGGTACTTATGTGAAGAGCATTTATCTTTCAAGTACAATGAGTCTTGGTATTAAGATTGACCCCAAATCGGTTGAAGAAAACTAA